In Paenibacillus ihbetae, the following are encoded in one genomic region:
- the mobA gene encoding molybdenum cofactor guanylyltransferase: MMEMREWSRSSLSGQVAGIILAGGASRRMGANKALLSLNGESLIERTVRCLEQVCGRILLSVNDPDSFRNLGVECVPDRYPGQGPMAGIHAALTASDRTWNIVAACDMPFISPALLGALLRLAESGHGHGDSASAGQEAVIPVIQGRMHPLLALYRKETAAGLERRLQEGRLRMTDWIEELDALLVPEDQLEALMGCSPRKAVFNMNRPEDYVEACRMDAEN; the protein is encoded by the coding sequence ATGATGGAGATGAGGGAGTGGAGCCGCAGCAGCCTGTCCGGGCAGGTGGCAGGAATTATTCTTGCAGGCGGGGCTTCCCGCCGGATGGGGGCGAACAAAGCGCTGTTGTCCCTGAACGGGGAAAGCCTGATTGAGCGAACCGTTCGGTGCCTGGAACAAGTGTGCGGGCGAATCCTCCTGTCGGTCAACGATCCGGATTCGTTTCGAAACCTCGGTGTGGAATGCGTGCCGGACCGGTATCCCGGACAAGGGCCGATGGCAGGGATTCATGCTGCCCTGACGGCGTCCGACCGCACATGGAATATAGTCGCAGCATGTGACATGCCGTTCATCAGCCCGGCATTGTTAGGTGCGCTGCTGCGTCTCGCTGAATCTGGGCATGGCCATGGGGACTCTGCGTCAGCCGGGCAGGAAGCGGTTATTCCGGTCATCCAGGGGAGAATGCATCCGCTGCTGGCTTTGTATCGGAAGGAAACGGCGGCCGGTCTCGAGCGAAGACTGCAGGAAGGGCGGCTGCGCATGACGGATTGGATCGAAGAGCTGGATGCCCTGCTTGTGCCGGAGGATCAGCTGGAAGCCTTGATGGGATGCTCCCCGCGCAAAGCCGTATTCAACATGAACCGCCCGGAGGATTATGTGGAGGCTTGCCGTATGGATGCAGAGAATTAG
- a CDS encoding MOSC domain-containing protein has protein sequence MTLGIVSLNVGKPVTVDYEGKALTTGIHKQPVQGPVFLSNVNFEGDGQADLVNHGGPDKAVCAYPYEHYPYWQRSLGKDMPYASFGENLTLQGLLEDQVCIGDVFRIGGAVLQVSQPRYPCFKLSHKHGVKDMPARVLNTGYSGFYFRVLEEGEVSADSPVIPLDRRSSGVTVREVLRVMKEGRKDEEALSRMLELEELAASLKGQFAKWLEKMN, from the coding sequence ATGACGTTGGGAATCGTTTCGCTGAATGTTGGGAAGCCGGTCACGGTGGACTATGAGGGCAAGGCTCTGACGACCGGAATCCATAAGCAGCCCGTGCAAGGACCGGTGTTTTTAAGCAATGTGAATTTTGAAGGGGACGGTCAGGCCGATCTCGTGAATCACGGAGGTCCGGACAAGGCGGTGTGCGCTTACCCTTACGAGCACTATCCATATTGGCAGAGATCCCTGGGCAAGGATATGCCGTATGCCTCATTCGGGGAAAATTTAACGCTGCAAGGCCTCCTGGAGGACCAGGTATGCATCGGCGATGTGTTTCGGATTGGCGGTGCAGTCCTGCAGGTCAGCCAGCCCAGATATCCGTGCTTCAAGCTGTCGCACAAGCATGGGGTGAAGGATATGCCGGCCAGGGTGCTTAATACGGGCTACAGCGGGTTTTATTTCCGCGTCCTGGAGGAAGGCGAGGTCAGCGCGGATTCCCCAGTGATTCCGCTGGATCGCCGCAGCTCCGGTGTAACGGTGCGGGAAGTGCTGCGCGTGATGAAGGAAGGCCGCAAGGATGAGGAGGCGCTAAGCCGGATGCTGGAGCTGGAGGAGCTGGCTGCAAGCTTGAAGGGGCAGTTCGCGAAGTGGCTGGAGAAAATGAATTAA
- a CDS encoding glutamine--tRNA ligase/YqeY domain fusion protein: MINVENHRGTPSNFIKNIIAEDLKSGKVKEIVTRFPPEPNGYLHIGHAKAIWINFTLADEFGGRTHLRFDDTNPVKEDIEYVNSIKEDVKWLGFEWEELRFASDYFEEMYNRAVLLIKKGKAYVDDQTAEQIRKTRGTLTEPGQNSPYRDRSVEENLELFERMRQGEFGNGERVLRAKIDMASPNINLRDPVIYRISHAHHHNTGDKWCIYPMYAFAHPIEDAIEGVTHSLCSLEFEDQRPFYDWVVAECEMECTPRQYEFGRLNVAQTVTSKRKLKQLVDEQYVDGWDDPRMPTISGLRRLGYTPEAIRSFVYETGISKAYGTVDRQMLEHFIREDLKLKAPRTMAVLDPLKVVITNYPEGQVEWLEAENNSENPEMGSRQIPFSREIYIEQEDFMENPPSKYFRLFPGNEVRLKHAYFIKCNDVIKDENGKVIEIHCTYDPETKSGTGFTGRKVKGTIHWVEASQAVPAEFRLYEPLFKDEEDEAEPELTQEAIGETEDSTEAAAEKSFLDDINPNSLQIVHGFVEPNMKDAKPQDKFQFFRHGYFNVDTKYSQPGRPVFNRVVSLKSSFQLPKS, from the coding sequence TTGATCAACGTGGAGAACCACCGGGGCACCCCCTCCAACTTCATAAAAAATATCATCGCCGAAGATCTGAAGTCCGGCAAGGTGAAGGAGATCGTCACCCGCTTCCCGCCGGAGCCGAACGGTTACCTGCATATCGGACATGCCAAGGCGATCTGGATTAATTTTACGCTGGCCGACGAGTTCGGCGGACGGACCCATCTCCGATTCGACGACACGAATCCGGTGAAGGAAGACATCGAGTACGTCAACTCCATTAAGGAGGATGTAAAATGGCTCGGCTTCGAATGGGAGGAGCTGCGCTTTGCATCGGACTATTTCGAGGAAATGTACAATCGCGCGGTGCTGCTCATTAAGAAAGGGAAGGCATACGTGGACGATCAAACCGCCGAACAAATCCGGAAGACCCGCGGCACGCTTACGGAGCCGGGCCAAAACAGTCCTTACCGCGACCGCAGCGTGGAAGAAAATCTGGAGCTGTTCGAACGGATGCGCCAGGGCGAATTCGGCAACGGCGAGCGGGTGCTGCGCGCCAAGATCGACATGGCCTCGCCGAACATCAATCTGCGCGACCCGGTCATTTACCGCATATCCCACGCGCATCATCACAATACCGGCGACAAGTGGTGCATCTACCCGATGTATGCATTCGCCCATCCGATTGAGGATGCGATTGAAGGAGTCACCCATTCCTTGTGCTCGCTGGAATTTGAGGATCAGCGCCCGTTCTATGATTGGGTGGTCGCCGAGTGCGAGATGGAGTGCACGCCGCGCCAATATGAGTTCGGACGCCTGAACGTTGCCCAGACCGTAACGAGCAAGCGCAAGCTGAAGCAGCTGGTGGACGAGCAGTATGTGGACGGCTGGGACGATCCGCGTATGCCGACTATCTCCGGGCTTCGCCGGCTCGGCTACACGCCGGAGGCGATTCGGAGCTTCGTCTATGAGACCGGGATCTCCAAGGCGTACGGCACGGTGGACCGTCAAATGCTGGAGCACTTCATCCGGGAGGATCTGAAGCTGAAGGCGCCGCGGACGATGGCGGTGCTGGATCCGCTCAAGGTCGTGATCACCAATTACCCGGAAGGTCAGGTGGAATGGCTGGAGGCGGAGAACAACTCGGAAAATCCGGAGATGGGCTCCCGCCAAATTCCGTTCTCCCGTGAGATTTACATCGAACAGGAGGACTTCATGGAGAATCCTCCGAGCAAGTATTTTCGTCTGTTCCCGGGCAACGAGGTCCGTCTGAAGCATGCTTACTTCATCAAATGCAACGACGTCATCAAGGACGAGAACGGGAAGGTCATCGAAATACACTGCACCTATGATCCGGAGACGAAGAGCGGCACCGGCTTTACCGGCCGTAAAGTCAAAGGGACGATCCATTGGGTTGAAGCGAGCCAGGCCGTGCCTGCCGAATTCCGCCTGTATGAGCCGCTGTTCAAGGACGAAGAGGATGAAGCCGAGCCGGAACTGACGCAGGAGGCCATCGGTGAAACGGAGGACAGCACGGAAGCTGCTGCGGAGAAATCCTTCCTTGACGATATTAACCCGAATTCACTTCAGATCGTGCACGGGTTTGTGGAGCCGAATATGAAGGATGCCAAGCCGCAGGATAAATTCCAGTTCTTCCGTCATGGCTACTTCAATGTCGATACGAAATATTCGCAGCCTGGACGTCCGGTATTCAACCGGGTCGTCTCGCTGAAGAGCTCGTTCCAGCTCCCGAAAAGCTAA
- a CDS encoding DUF2164 domain-containing protein: MRPIKLAKEQRDLLVEEVRHYFETERGETIGHLAAEGILDYFAATLGPHIYNQALSDCRQVVNERMISLEEDIYALEKNTNTKRTR; this comes from the coding sequence ATGAGACCGATCAAGCTTGCCAAGGAACAGCGCGATCTGCTGGTCGAAGAAGTCCGCCATTATTTCGAAACCGAGCGCGGCGAAACGATCGGCCATCTTGCCGCGGAAGGCATCTTGGACTATTTTGCGGCAACCCTGGGACCTCACATTTACAATCAGGCTCTCAGCGATTGCAGGCAAGTCGTAAATGAGCGGATGATTTCGCTGGAAGAGGACATTTACGCGCTGGAAAAAAACACGAACACGAAGCGAACCCGCTAA
- a CDS encoding GNAT family N-acetyltransferase: MFGYALDEHVELRPLAIEHARALFEITDRSRDRLRKWLPWVDSVQEVNDTVNYIKGAMKQAAENGGFSAGIWVREELAGTISFHEIDWNNRSVGLGYWLDQQFTGQGLMTSACRAFTDHALMRMGLNRVEIRCATANHRSRAIPERLGFVLEGVIREAEKLPQGYVNHAVYGMIQSEWKRLG; encoded by the coding sequence ATGTTTGGATATGCGCTTGACGAGCATGTCGAGCTGCGTCCGCTTGCGATCGAGCATGCGCGGGCGCTGTTCGAAATCACGGACCGTTCACGGGACCGGCTGCGGAAGTGGCTTCCGTGGGTGGATTCCGTACAGGAGGTTAACGACACCGTCAATTACATAAAGGGAGCGATGAAGCAGGCTGCGGAAAACGGCGGCTTCTCCGCCGGCATCTGGGTGAGAGAAGAGCTGGCGGGAACGATCTCCTTCCATGAGATCGATTGGAACAACCGCTCCGTCGGCCTCGGCTACTGGCTTGATCAGCAATTCACCGGGCAAGGGCTGATGACGAGCGCTTGCCGGGCTTTCACGGACCATGCGCTCATGCGGATGGGGCTGAACCGGGTGGAGATTCGCTGCGCAACCGCCAACCACCGCAGCCGGGCCATCCCGGAGCGGCTCGGATTCGTCCTGGAGGGCGTGATCCGCGAGGCGGAGAAGCTGCCCCAGGGCTACGTCAACCATGCCGTCTACGGCATGATTCAGAGCGAATGGAAGCGGCTAGGCTAG
- a CDS encoding GNAT family N-acetyltransferase, protein MKASQEIVTIRLSEMKDAAQLMELDHLIWNRNTAPEPLHWTSREQFLLHCPPGSQLVAACDDILCGYVGFRSPSGMESHRHVMELNIAVHPSYQRQGIGLQLIEAAKELAGGEGIAKLRLRVLSSNPAALSFYRACGFREEGRLVREFYVDGRYVDDIWMCCFL, encoded by the coding sequence GTGAAAGCCAGTCAGGAAATCGTCACCATCCGCTTGTCGGAGATGAAGGACGCCGCTCAGCTGATGGAGCTGGACCATCTGATATGGAACAGGAATACGGCCCCCGAGCCGCTGCATTGGACCTCGAGGGAGCAGTTTTTGCTGCATTGCCCTCCAGGAAGCCAGCTGGTGGCGGCTTGCGATGATATATTGTGCGGTTATGTCGGCTTTCGTTCTCCCAGCGGGATGGAGAGCCATCGCCATGTGATGGAGCTGAATATTGCGGTTCATCCGTCCTATCAGCGCCAAGGCATCGGTCTGCAGCTGATCGAGGCGGCCAAGGAGCTGGCGGGCGGAGAGGGGATTGCCAAGCTGAGGCTCCGGGTGCTGTCCTCGAATCCTGCAGCCTTATCCTTCTACCGCGCTTGCGGCTTCCGGGAAGAGGGAAGGCTGGTCCGGGAATTTTATGTGGATGGCCGATATGTGGATGATATATGGATGTGCTGCTTTTTATAA
- a CDS encoding MFS transporter — protein sequence MRNMDKDQPSLTSLKLFNFFIYGTMVIFTGFFQLYLQDIGMSKIEIGSLMAIAPFVSIFANPFWGYWGDRTANIKRVLLIMMTGTLLLVHFVFQANTYAMIYMAMILFYFFQTPMFSQTNTLILTYIDGTRHKFGSFRLWGSLGWALTAIAAGPVIDQLGSGRISIVFSIMLFVAAIFIFTLPGVQKTTGSATVTLKGLSQLFLNSYFVWFIVLGILVSIPNTANNTFMSLYILELGGTTQTVGLAIFFSSVFEVVIFLVLDRFLKRKIHVLVGCLAVVSLLFALRWLLMAEASSPVHVALIQLLHCVTFGGYFYVGVQLTMLFVPKPYRASGQAIYTLSWSGISGVVGGLAGGWMFQNFGAQTMYRTGMMLAIIGVIGFGWMWYNLHKHGYQPRQPDEQLDEAEEEYSVV from the coding sequence TTGCGGAATATGGATAAAGATCAACCTTCTCTAACATCGCTCAAGCTGTTCAACTTCTTCATTTACGGAACGATGGTCATTTTCACCGGTTTCTTTCAGCTGTATTTGCAAGATATCGGCATGAGCAAAATCGAGATCGGCAGTCTGATGGCCATAGCTCCCTTCGTCTCGATCTTCGCCAACCCCTTCTGGGGGTACTGGGGCGACCGGACAGCGAACATCAAGCGCGTGCTTCTGATTATGATGACCGGCACGCTGCTTCTGGTTCATTTTGTCTTCCAAGCGAATACGTATGCCATGATTTATATGGCCATGATTCTGTTTTATTTTTTCCAGACCCCGATGTTCTCGCAGACCAATACGCTAATATTGACCTATATCGACGGAACCCGGCACAAGTTCGGCTCTTTCCGGCTATGGGGCTCGCTCGGCTGGGCCCTGACCGCGATCGCAGCCGGCCCTGTCATTGATCAGCTTGGCTCCGGTCGTATTTCCATCGTCTTCTCGATTATGCTGTTCGTGGCGGCCATCTTCATTTTCACGCTTCCCGGCGTGCAGAAGACAACCGGGTCTGCTACAGTAACGCTGAAGGGATTAAGCCAGCTGTTCTTGAATTCGTATTTTGTGTGGTTTATCGTCTTGGGCATCTTGGTATCCATCCCGAATACGGCCAACAATACGTTCATGTCGCTGTATATTTTGGAGCTCGGCGGGACTACGCAGACGGTGGGGCTGGCCATCTTCTTCTCTTCGGTTTTTGAAGTGGTCATCTTCCTTGTCCTGGACCGGTTCTTGAAACGGAAGATCCATGTGCTGGTCGGCTGCCTGGCGGTCGTAAGCCTGCTCTTCGCCCTTCGCTGGCTTCTGATGGCTGAAGCGAGCAGCCCGGTTCATGTAGCCTTGATCCAGCTGCTTCACTGCGTTACCTTCGGCGGCTACTTCTATGTCGGCGTCCAGCTTACGATGCTGTTCGTCCCAAAGCCGTACCGCGCATCCGGACAAGCGATTTATACCTTAAGCTGGAGCGGGATTTCCGGCGTCGTCGGCGGTCTCGCCGGCGGCTGGATGTTTCAAAACTTCGGCGCCCAGACGATGTACCGTACCGGCATGATGCTCGCGATCATCGGCGTCATCGGCTTCGGCTGGATGTGGTACAATCTGCACAAGCACGGGTACCAGCCTCGGCAGCCCGATGAGCAGCTGGACGAGGCGGAGGAGGAATATTCCGTCGTCTGA